The segment AATCAAAATAATCTTTAGTGAGGAATAACAGTACTGATAATAAAAAAACAATTGAAGTAAATTATAATATATAATAGTATATATATTATATTGTAGTAGTTAATAAATGTCTATTTATTATATTTATTTAGAAAGTGAGATAAAAGGTATGGTAGTTAAGTTTTACAATCGAAGAAAAAAATCCTATGAAGTTGAAAAAATTGCAGGGGATAGATATTTAAATTGGGTATACTCCTCACCTTCAGGTATGACTTTTTTGGAACTTTTAATTAAAAAGAAAGTTTTTTCAAGAATATACGGGCTTTATTGTGATACACGACTTAGTTCACTTAAAATAAACAAATTTATAAGAGACTTTAACATAGATATGTCTTTATCCAAAGATTTAAATTTTAATTCTTTCAATGAATTCTTTATACGAAGATTAAACTCTAGTGCAAGACCAATAACTTCAGACAAAAATACTTTGATTTCTCCTTGTGATGGAAAAATCTTAGCCTATACTAATATAGATATTCAAAGTTTAATTCAAGTAAAAGGAATAACCTATAAACTTTCAGACTTAGTCAAAAATGATGAAGTAATATCTAATTATAAAAATGGAAGCTGCCTTGTTTTTAGGCTTTGTCCTTCAGATTACCACAGATTTCATTTTGTAGACTCTGGCCTCTGTTCAAAGACTTTTAAAATAAAAGGAAGCTATTACTCTGTAAATCCTATAGCGTTAAAATGCAAAAATAATTTGTTTTGTGAAAACAAAAGAGAGTGGAGCGTATTTCACTCAAATAATTTTGATGATATTTTATATGTAGAGGTAGGGGCTACATGTGTAGGTTCAATATTTCAAACTTATACTCCGAACATAAAAGTAAAAAAAGGAGATGAAAAGGGATATTTTAAATTTGGAGGTTCTACAGTTATACTGTTTTTCAAAAAGACACCATTAAAATCCAAGAGGATATCCTGCATCAAACAAATCTTGGCTATGAAACCTCTGTTTTTTTAGGAGAAAATATAGGGACTAGATCTTAAAATCTAGTCCCTTTGTTTTTGAATCAATAATTAAGCCATTAAATCTTAAATCTATTGGTTATCTCTATTAATTTTTTAGCACTTTCTTTGTTTTTCATAGAATTATCCCTAATATCACTTATCTTATGTGTGATATCTGTTACCTTTACTGAAATTTCCTCTATATCACGAGCACCGTTATTTACCGTTTCATTTACTTCCTCAATGGCACTTACTATAGTATTTATAGTTACGTCAATTTCTGAGGAGTTTTTGGAGAATTCTTTCATAAAGTTTTCAAAACTATTGGCATCATCCTTATACTGAGCTCCCATATCTATTAATTTAGAATAATCCACCTTAACCTGTTTTTCTACAAAATCCAGTATTTTTTCTGAACCTGAAGTTAGACCTTCAACGGAAGTGTTTACTACTTTTACTACGTTTTGAATATCTGTAGCAATCTCCGCAGATTGCTCGGCTAACTTTCTAACTTCATCTGCTACAACAGAGAAACCTCGTCCAGCATCTCCTGCTCTTGCAGCTTCTATGCTTGCATTTAAAGCTAGAAGATTAGTCTGATTCGTAATTTCAATAATAGCTTTGGCAAGTCCTTCTATACGCTTTACTGCCTTTGATTTATCAATAGCTTTCTCAAGCTCAACCTTTACCTTGTCATAAACCTCATTAGAATTTTCAATAGATTTTTCACATCCCTTTGTAAGCCCATCTGACATCTGAACTATTTTTAAGGTTTTAGAAGATCCTTCACTAGCTTTACTGGATATTTTTTTAACTGCATTTCCCATATCTCCAGAAGTTGCAGATATCTCTTCAAAGGTAGCTGCCATTTCCTCTGTAGATGCTGTTATTTCCTCTGTATGACTTGAAGTTTGTGACGCATTTATTTTTAATTTTTCTGTAAGTTTGTCCACTAAATAGGCATTCTCATTTATACTTTCAGAAGCTTTTATAATCTCCTTAACTACTTCTCTTAAAGTTTTTCTCATTCCAAAAATTGATCTTACAATTACTCCAACTTCATCTTCTCTATTTGCCATATCCTTATAATTATCATCATGGGTTAAATCTAGTTCAGATATATTATTTATTATATCTATCATTTTAACTATAGGATCTGTTATCATTTTAGATGCAAAAACACCAACTACTATTGAAATTATTATAATTAATATACATATAAGTGCTATCTTTTTAGTTAAAGAGTTTAATGGTGCTTTTATTTCTCTTTCTTCACAGCTTAAAACTGAAATCCAAGAAGTTTTATTTATAATACTATATGCACCTAATTTGTTTTCCCCTTTAAAAGTATAATCTAGCACATCATCTTGTATCTTTTTGCCTTTTTTCATTTCTTTTGTAATATCTCTAAATAATTTTATTTCAGCTGGTTTTCCCATCTTATCTTTATTAGGATGATAAATCACATTTCCTTTTTCATCAATTAAATAAGCATAGCTATTCTTAGTTTCTCCAATATTTATATTTTTTAGATAATCAGAAAAACTCTCAGCATAAATAGAAATGCCAACATATCCTATTGGTTGATCATAGTTACTTCTATCTATAACAGGAGCTGTAAAAATAACTATAGGTTTTTGAGATTTTGTGGAATTTATTGTGCCGCTTACACAACTATTTCCTCCTAAGGTAGTAGTATTAAAAGCTTCCTTAGTAAAATCTGTTTCTACCATGGAATCATTATTAGAGCAAACTACTTTTCCATTTGCATCTACTAATAATAAGTCCTCTATGTATCCTTTTCCAACTATATATTTTGTAAATGTGTCCTTTACTGTTTGAGTTTTATTCTTATCCTTATTCTTTAAAACCTGAAAAACATCTTGACTATTTGCTATACTTTCCGCTTCAATAGTGTTTTTGCCCAGCATTACATCTATTGTCTCTATAGATTTTTTATTTATGGATTCCATTTCTTTTTTACTTTGATTTAGAAGTATTTTGGATACCTCACAATAAATCAGAGTATAAATTACGGCTATTGACACTATAACTATCAAGGAAATTAATATTACAACACGCTTTTTTATAGATCTTTTGGAATCTACCTTTTTATCATTATTAGTTTTGATATTCTCTTTTTTTATTCTTTTAAATATATTTTTAAAAGCTTTAAAACCCTTTAAATTTTTTAAATTTTTAGCCCCTTTAAATTTCATTTACTCACCCCATTTTAAATGTTATATTCATTTCTGCACATCACCGTATATTTTATCATAATTTTATAACTTTTCTTAATATTAGTCAAATTTCTATTTTTAATCAATATTTTTTTAATTATTTTATTTTTATACAATATAATAAATTTATAGATAATATTCGATTGTTCTTTCGTTTTATTTTTTAAACATCTTAATTAATTTTAATTTATATTATAAAAAATTCCCTAGATTTTATGTAATCTAGGGAATTTTATCATTAAAAATAATATGAAATTGATTTTATTTTTAGCTACTTAATAATAATTTCTAAGATAGCATTGTACTAATAATAATTTTAAAAATCATAAAAACCTACAAATATTAATTTGCAGGTTTTTACTTGGTGCGTCAGAAGGGATTCGAACCCCCGACCAACTGGTTCGTAGCCAGCTACTCTATCCAACTGAGCTACTGACGCATATAAATTTTTAACACATTTATATTATCATATAATAGTATAAAAATCAATACTAAAAATAAAAGCACTTAACCAAAATGTTAAGTGCTTTGGCGGAGAAACCGGGATTTGAACCCGGGCGCCAGTTACCCGACCTACGCCCTTAGCAGGGGCGCCTCTTCAGCCACTTGAGTATTTCTCCATGCCCTCAATATAGTTTATTTAATTGGCGGAGAGATAGGGATTCGAACCCTAGGTGCGTTTCCACGCACGCCGGTTTTCAAGACCGGTGCCTTAAACCAACTCGACCATCTCTCCGTATCCAGCAACATTGATTATTATACTACACATACAATAATCTGTCAATAAACTAATATATTTAATTGGCGGAGAGATAGGGATTCGAACCCTAGGTGCGCTTCCGCGCACGCCGGTTTTCAAGACCGGTGCCTTAAACCAACTCGACCATCTCTCCACGTCTAGCGACAATGTTTATTATAATAAATTTTATAGTACTTGTCAATAATTTTTTTAAAATTACATAAGTAATATGAAAATATAAAATATTGTATAAACACAGTCTAATGCTAAAAAAACAGCAAAACTACTGCTATATGCTTTACATATTAGTAGTCTTGCCAGTTTTAATTTTATAACAAAACTTTTCGATTTATTCTCACGTTTACTATTTAATATATTCTCTTCCGCCCATATATCCTCTTAATGCTTCTGGTATAGTAACTGATCCATCTTCATTTTGATAATTTTCAAGAATAGCTGCTACAGTTCTTCCAATTGCAACACCTGAACCATTTAAAGTGTGTACAAATTGTGGTTTTGCTTTTGGATTTTCCTTATATTTTATATTAGCTCTTCTTGCTTGAAAGTCTTCAAAATTACTACAGCTTGAAATTTCTACATATCTTCCATAGCTTGGCATCCAAACTTCTATATCATACTTAAATGCCGCAGTAAATCCTAAGTCACCTTTGCATATTCTAACTACTCTATAAGGAAGTCCTAAACCTTGTAAAACACCTTCTGCATCTCTAGTTAATTTTTCTAATTCATCGTAAGAATCTTCAGGTTTTACGAATTTTACAAGCTCAACTTTGTTAAATTGATGTTGTCTTATAAGACCCCTAGTATCTCTTCCAGCTGAACCTGCTTCTGATCTAAAACAAGCGCTATAAGCTGCGTATTTTAATGGTAAGTCTTCAGCTTTTAATATTTCATCCCTATGAAGATTAGTAACAGGAACTTCTGCTGTTGGTATTAAGAAATAATCATTGTTAGAAACTTTAAATGCATCTTCTTCAAATTTAGGTAGTTGACCTGTACCTGTCATACTTTCTCTATTTACCATGTAAGGAGGAAGTATTTCTTTATAACCATTTTTTTCTGTATGAGTGTCTAAGAAATAGCTTATTATTGATCTTTCAAGTCTTGCTCCTAATCCTTTATATACTGTAAATCTTGAACCTGTAATTTTTCCAGCTCTTTCAAAATCCAATATATCTAAATCACTTCCAATATCCCAATGTGCTTTAGTCTCAAAATCAAATTTAGTTGGATCTCCCCATTTTCTAATTTCTACGTTATCTTCGTCAGTTTCTCCCTCTGGAACATTTTCATTTGGGACATTTGGGATTCTTAACATATTATAACTTATTTTTTCATCTATCTCATTAAGTTCTACATCATAGTCCTTTATTTTGTCTGATAATTTTCTCATATCCTCTTTTAAGTCAGATATATCCTTACCTTCTTTTATCATTTTTCCAATTTGACCTGATTCTTCGTTTCTTTTTTCTTTAGTTCTTCTACTTCAACTAAAATCTCTCTTCTTCTTTTATCAAGATTTAAAGTTTCATCAATTAAGTCTAAACTAAATTTCTCTCCTCTATTGCTCATAGCTTTTTTTATCTCTTCTGTATTGTTTCTTATCCTTTTTAAATCTAACATTTAAATCTTCCTTTCATTTATAATATTTATATTTTCTATTTATATTAATTACATTAATTTATAATTAAAAATTATTATAAAATAAAAAAAGCCTCCCGTCCCATATATAGGGACGAAAAACTCCGCGTTGCCACCCTAGTTAACTAGTAAATATATAAACTAGCTCACTTAAATAATTAACGGTTAAACCGTACTACTCATCGTAGTCCCTCAGAGGTGGATTCTCAAAATAAAAGTTATCAGTTTACACCTACCACTGACTCTCTAAAAATTTCTATTAAGGTACTATTCTCTTCAAAAGTTTATGATATAAAATTTTATTAAATTATAAATAATTTTACATTCTTATTTAGATTATGTCAACACATATCACTACATTTATTTTTAAACATATTTATTTTTATAATATAATATTCCTTAAATTTAAATTTTTATACATATTTCTTTAATTATATATAATTAGAAACTAACAAACTATAGTTTATCTATATTTGTAGTACATATTATATCTACGCCAGTATTAAGTATATTGCTACATACAATATCCCCTTTTTTTATTGGCGGCCCTACATATAACCTACTTAAAGCTTTTGAACACTCCAGCCAAATTTCTTTATGCAAAGGCTTTGTACTTTTTACAGGAACCACATTATAATTAGACCCCTTAATTCTAACTATACTAGTAAATATATTTTTATCCATAAAACTGTATCGCTCCTTTAAATAATTATACCTCGTCAAATTCCTTTATTCTACTCAATACAATTTTTGATTTTTTAGAATCCTTAACTATGTCTGTAATTTTTTTATTTGTTTCCCTAGCCATAATTGCAACTATTTTGTTTAAACAACTAGCACCCTGACAAGACCCAAGTCCAATCCCAGTTCTTCTCTTTATTCCCTCTATTGTTCTTGCTCCTAAAGGTCTTCTAATAGCATCAACTATTTCTCCTTCTGTGACTTTTTGACAATGGCAAATTATCTTTCCGTATTTTTTATTTAATTTAATTACCTCTATTTTCTCTTCATCAGTTAAGTCTTTAAATTTATATATTTCTCTTCTTCTGCCATTAAAATCTTTATTAGCTTTACACTTTAATTTATTAACTATAGTATCACATACTTTTTCTGCTATATAAGGAGTCATAGTCACTTCTGCATAATTTTTTCCTGATATTTTTATATATCCTTCCTCAATATAATTATCATCTATTATTATTTTATTTTCATAAAAATCGCTTTCGAAAAAATTTCTAGCGTATTTTAAATCTACGTCCTTGAATATACCCATAATTTCTTTAAAAAAGTGATCGTACTCAATTGCATCCTTACTGTACATATAAACAACAGTACTACCTTGAATAGATGGAGCAATTATGACTTTTTCATCTTTATCGTTTTTTATAAACAAAATATTAGATAGTTTTATATTAAAGCTTTTATCAAGAAGTAAGTACCTTACATTTCCTAAAGCTCTTAAATTTTCATCTTTTTTATCAAAATTAATGCTATAGTTTTCTCTAGGAGTTGTGTTTATAACTATTTTACAGGTAAATTTATTTTTATTTGTTACAACCCTATAGCCTTTTGTTGTTTTTTCTATATCCATAACCTCTTCTTCTAATTTAAACTTAACCCCATTATCAAAAGCTATTTCTCCGTAAGCAATAGCAAGATCATAAGGACATATAATTCCTGTATTCTTTGAATATATTGAAGATTTAGGCTCTATTTCTATATTAGGTTCTATTTCTTTAATATATTTACCACTTAGAATAGCTATGTCCTCTACTTTTCGCTTAATAGCCCTTTCATATATACTATTCAATGAAGCTTCTTCCTGTTCATTTCTAGCTAGCATTAAAGTACCTACTTTTTTAAAAGGCACACTTAAATTATTTGAAATACCATTCAAAGCTTTACATCCGTTATATTCAAGTTTGGCCATTATATCCTCATTATTTTCCATTCCATCATAAACTATAGCTGTATTTATCATAGAAATATCGTCAGCTATATCATAATCCTTTTCTATAAGTGCTATATTTAAACTGTATTTGGATAGCTCGTAGGCTATAGAACAGCCCACTATTCCCCCTCCTAATATCAAAATATCATAATCCATATCTTATCCTCCTAGATTAGTGATTAAAAACTTCTCCCTCTCTCCATGTTTTATTATATAATTAATTTAATATTTATTCATCTTTTTAGAATATAAATTAAATAAAACACTAAATACAATTATTGGGCATTTAGTGTTTTTAGACGCTTACTAATTTTCACCTTTATTTTTTTATAATTATATAACATTTCTTTTAATTTAACTTTGTTTATGGGCTTGTTCAATACAAAATCTACATTCTTAACATTAGCTTTATCGATTTTTCCAACCCATCCTGTCATTAAACAAAAATAGGAGCTTTCATCTAATTCCTTTGCCATCTTCGCCACTTGCAGACCATTTATTTTCGGCATTGAAAAATCACATAATATAATATCATATTTTCGCCTTTGGAGCTCAATGTTGGCTTTTTCACCAGAACAGCTCTTCAACTTACATTCTGATATAGATTTTACCATATCAGAAACCACTTGTCTTATTCTCTCTTGATCATCTACAACTAATATATTTCCTTTAAATTTAATGCTTTCAGCTTTATCAAATTTTTTTCTTTAACGTTTTCAATTTTAGGCAAATCATTATCTTCACAAACAGGAAGCCATATCTGAAAAGAAGTTCCCACATTCTCTTGGCTTTCTATCTCAATTGATCCAAAATGAGATTGTATAATTTTATAAGATACACTAAGCCCAAGTCCAGATCCTTTTTCACCTTTGGTTGTAAAGAAAGGTTCAAACACTCTTTTTACAATCTCTTTATTCATTCCTAATCCATTATCTCTAATTTCAATTAATACTTTCTTTTCTTCGCTCTTAGTAATAATTTCAATATTTCCACCGTAAGGCATAGCATCTACGGCATTGTATATTAAATTTATAAATACTTCCCTTATCTCAGTTATATTGCCTTTAATTTTCACA is part of the Haloimpatiens sp. FM7315 genome and harbors:
- a CDS encoding response regulator, translated to MVKSISECKLKSCSGEKANIELQRRKYDIILCDFSMPKINGLQVAKMAKELDESSYFCLMTGWVGKIDKANVKNVDFVLNKPINKVKLKEMLYNYKKIKVKISKRLKTLNAQ
- a CDS encoding NAD(P)/FAD-dependent oxidoreductase, giving the protein MDYDILILGGGIVGCSIAYELSKYSLNIALIEKDYDIADDISMINTAIVYDGMENNEDIMAKLEYNGCKALNGISNNLSVPFKKVGTLMLARNEQEEASLNSIYERAIKRKVEDIAILSGKYIKEIEPNIEIEPKSSIYSKNTGIICPYDLAIAYGEIAFDNGVKFKLEEEVMDIEKTTKGYRVVTNKNKFTCKIVINTTPRENYSINFDKKDENLRALGNVRYLLLDKSFNIKLSNILFIKNDKDEKVIIAPSIQGSTVVYMYSKDAIEYDHFFKEIMGIFKDVDLKYARNFFESDFYENKIIIDDNYIEEGYIKISGKNYAEVTMTPYIAEKVCDTIVNKLKCKANKDFNGRRREIYKFKDLTDEEKIEVIKLNKKYGKIICHCQKVTEGEIVDAIRRPLGARTIEGIKRRTGIGLGSCQGASCLNKIVAIMARETNKKITDIVKDSKKSKIVLSRIKEFDEV
- a CDS encoding methyl-accepting chemotaxis protein, producing the protein MKFKGAKNLKNLKGFKAFKNIFKRIKKENIKTNNDKKVDSKRSIKKRVVILISLIVIVSIAVIYTLIYCEVSKILLNQSKKEMESINKKSIETIDVMLGKNTIEAESIANSQDVFQVLKNKDKNKTQTVKDTFTKYIVGKGYIEDLLLVDANGKVVCSNNDSMVETDFTKEAFNTTTLGGNSCVSGTINSTKSQKPIVIFTAPVIDRSNYDQPIGYVGISIYAESFSDYLKNINIGETKNSYAYLIDEKGNVIYHPNKDKMGKPAEIKLFRDITKEMKKGKKIQDDVLDYTFKGENKLGAYSIINKTSWISVLSCEEREIKAPLNSLTKKIALICILIIIISIVVGVFASKMITDPIVKMIDIINNISELDLTHDDNYKDMANREDEVGVIVRSIFGMRKTLREVVKEIIKASESINENAYLVDKLTEKLKINASQTSSHTEEITASTEEMAATFEEISATSGDMGNAVKKISSKASEGSSKTLKIVQMSDGLTKGCEKSIENSNEVYDKVKVELEKAIDKSKAVKRIEGLAKAIIEITNQTNLLALNASIEAARAGDAGRGFSVVADEVRKLAEQSAEIATDIQNVVKVVNTSVEGLTSGSEKILDFVEKQVKVDYSKLIDMGAQYKDDANSFENFMKEFSKNSSEIDVTINTIVSAIEEVNETVNNGARDIEEISVKVTDITHKISDIRDNSMKNKESAKKLIEITNRFKI